From the Aquirufa lenticrescens genome, the window GAAATTAAATTACTACACCATTTCAGCTCCTGTATCGGGAAGAATCGGAAAGAAATCCATAGAACCAGGTCAATTTATTCAGGTTTCTCAACCCTTAATGACGATTGTGGATAATAATACGTTTTGGGTAGTGGCTAACTTTAAGGAAACACAAGTTCAAAAATTACATGCTGGAATGGAGGCTGAGTTAACCATTGACGCTTTCCCTAAAGAGAAAATCAAAGGTAAAATCGTTTCTATTTCTGAATCAACTGGGGCGAAAACGTCTCTTTTGCCTCCGGATAATTCATCAGGTAACTTCGTTAAAGTAACCCAACGCATTCCTGTTAAAATTGAAATTTCAGATCTAGCTAAGTACAAATCCATGCTTCGCGCAGGTATGTCTTTAGAAGTATCTATCCCCTTGAACTAATTTCATGGAGCGCCCGCAAGGATTTGCCAAATTTATTATTGTTATAACGACCATCACGGCTGCTGTGATGGAGTTATTGGACACGACCATTGTCAATGTGGCCCTGAACCAGATTTCTGGTGCTTTGGGAGCTACGATTGAGGATATCGCGTGGGTTATTACTAGCTATGCCATAGCAAACGTGGTGATTATCCCGATGACAGGATTTTTAGGCGAGTATTTTGGCCGAAAAAATTACTACCTCGGATCGATGATTCTGTTTGGTATTGCGTCCTATTTCTGTGGGATGAGTGAAACGCTATGGGAATTAGTCTTTTGGCGATTTATACAAGGAATTGGTGGAGGAGCCCTCCTATCCACGTCACAAGCCATTTTATTTGATGCCTTTGAACCAGAAGATCGGCCCATGGCCTCTGGATTTTTTGGGATGGGTATCATCTTAGGACCGTCTTTAGGACCCGTTTTGGGTGGATATTTAGTAGATAATTTTCACTGGTCTGATATCTTCTTAGTCAACATTCCTATTTGCGTGATTGCGGTAATCCTAACCCTAGTTTATATCGACCGAAAGGAAGGCGAAGGGGCCAATCGAAAGAATATGGCGATCGATTATCTGGGAATATTGTTGTTAATGGTAACCGTAGGGGGTTTACAGTTCATGTTAGAAAAGGGAGAATCAGAAGACTGGTTTGATTCTCGCTTAATTAATATTTGCGCCTTTTTATTTGTGGGTGGCCTTGCTGCCTTTATTTACCGCGAATTACATACAAAATCTCCGGTCGTCAATATTCGTATTTTCCAAAACCAAACATTCACCATGAGTTCCATCTTCACGTTAGTGGGTGGATTCGGCTTGTTTACCTCTGTTTTCGTGTATCCGATTATGGTACAACGAATAAATGGTTTGACACCTACGGAAACGGGATTATCTTTAATGGTTCCCACCTTTTTAGGGGTCTTTTTGTTCCCAGTTATTGGTCGTGCACTTTCCAAAGGAGCAAAGCCACTTCCCTTCATGGTATTTGGCATTTTGATCTATATTGTATTCGGTTTTATCGGTGGTGAATCAACGAGCGATATGGGCCGTTGGGATTTCTTTCCTATGCAGATGCTTCGCGTCATCGGAGTTTCTTGTCTACAAATGCCCCTAATTAATCAGGCGGTAGCTGGTTTAAAGCCCCAAGAATATGCTTCAGGTATCTCCTTGACCAATATGATTCGTCAGCTGGGTGGTGCTTTTGGTATTGCAGTGGCTAATAATTATGCGACAACTCGTGCTGCACAACATCGTTCCGATTTACTAGCGAATGTAACGGCTGAAAATCCATTATTCCAGCAGCGATTCCAAGGAATTGCGCAATCGATGGCCCAGAAAACAGGCGAGATTGCTCGTGCCGGCGAAATGGCCTACAAGCAGATTGATATGGCGGTAACTAAGCAAGCCTATTACTTAGCTTATTTGGACACATTCCGATTAGTTTCCATCATTTTCATCCTAATATTTCCTTTCGTTTTCTTAATCAGAACTCCCAAGAAGGATAAAAAAGACATCGAGAAAATTTTAAAGGCCAGTGAAGAGGCCCATTAATCATATGAGAAAAATTGCCCTATTAACACTTTTAGCCTTGACAGCTCAAGCTCAGACGAATAGAGAGTTGAATACGCTTGTTCAGCAGGTATTGACCTACTCTCCTTCTATAAAGGCGCAAAAAACACAATTACAAGCGGGAGAAATCAAGACGCAAATACAAGGCTCTTATGCAAAACCAATAGTCGCATATGAGGCGGGCATAACGCGTATTGATCCTGTCTCGAAAGTCACCTTTGCCACTGGAGGAGTACCATCTGTATTGCAATTTCAGCCAAACATGAATTATAATACGAATTTCGTGGCGAGCCAAACGCTATATGATTGGGGAAAGAACAAATCAACCATTGACAAAATTCTTTTAGAGACGCGTCTTTCACAAACGCAGATTGATCAAACGGCTTTTGGATTAGCCTTCCAGATCGCGACAGTATATCACCAAATTCTTTTTTTACAAAACGTTGTCACGATTCAAAAGGCTGAATTAGGCCGAATCAATTCGCACAAAGCGATTGTAGAGAACCAAATCAAATTAGGTGAGGCTTTGGAATTAGATGTGATGGGACTGCGCATTCGCGTGCAAAATCAGGAAACAAAAATCACCGAGACCGAAACGCAAATCGATAAATTGATCGACTTCTTGCAAACGCAAAGCGGTCAAAAAGGGCTCAAAGACCAAATAAAAGCTATATTACTAGCGAATACGGCAAAAGGTGCCATAGATCAACATCCTACTATCCTAAGTTTAGAAGCAGAGAAATCGGTTTTCGAGCAAGAGATTGCTATCCAAAGTAAAGCGAGCACTCCTACCCTGGCGGGTTCAGCCTCACTTGGGGTGCGAAACGGTTATTTGCCCCGCATTAATGGAGAGGTGCCTGCGTTTGAGGATGACTTTAAATTGAATTCTTTGGTAGGCATTAAACTAACTGTACCTATCTATTCAGGAAAAAGGGCGAGCATGCAACAGAGTTTGGCCAAAATCCAACAAGAACGCATCACCTTTCAAAAAGAAGATACACAAACCAAACTTGCCTACGAATTACGTCAAGGACAAGCGAACTTAAGTCTAATTCAGGACAAATTAGCTACGCAGAAAAAAGTGATTGATCAGGCGAAATATGCCTATCAGCTAGGAGAAGCTCGTTATAAAGAGGGAACGATTAAGCAATTGGAATTAGACCAAATCCAAAACTTATTAGAAGAAGCCCAATTGCAGGAGGAGAATTTTAAATTTCAATTCAATCTCCAACAATTGGACTTGTTAAAAACGCAGGGCGTTAAATTTTGGGAACTATAAATTAAAGGTTGCCGCGACACCAGGATGGAAAAGTTTGCCATCATAAATCGTCAATCCTTTATTTAAGGCTTCATTTTGGATACAAGCCTCTGTCCAACCCAAATTAGCTAACAGATGCACATAGGGCAATGTCGCTTGAGTTAAAGCCATTGTAGAGGTTTGTGGAACCGCTCCAGGCATATTTGCCACGCAATAATGAACGATTCCATCGATTTCATATATTGGATTCTCGTGTGTGGTAGGTTTACAAGTCTCAATACATCCACCTTGATCCACCGCAACATCCACTAAAACCGTACCAGGAGCCATCTTCTTTAGGTCATCGCGTTTGATTAAATGAGGCGCTTTGGCCCCATGTAATAAAACGGCTCCTACCACTAAATCTACAGATGGTAAAGCTTCTTGAATCGCATAAGAAGTAGAAAACTGAGTGGAAACATTAGCTGGCATCACTTCATCCAAATAACGAAGACGCGCTAAATTCGTGTCCATAATCGTCACATTCGCGCCTAATCCCGCCGCCATCTTCGCCGCTTGCGTTCCTACTACTCCACCACCAAGTACTAACACATTAGCTGGTTTCACCCCAGGAACACCGCCTAATAACTTTCCTTTACCACCTTGAGGTTTACCTAAATAAAAAGCTCCCACTTGAATCGCCATGCGACCTGCCACTTCTGACATCGGAGTTAATAGCGGTAAACTACGATCCGCTAATTCCACTGTTTCGTACGCAATACATACCGCATCTGAACTTAGCATGGCGGAAGTTAATTCACGAGACGCAGCGAAATGGAAATAGGTAAATAGGATTTGATTCTTTTTAATCAGCGGAAATTCTGCTGCCAAAGGTTCTTTCACTTTCACAATCATATCAGCTATTGCATACACTTCAGCAGCTGTAGCTAAAATATGGGCACCTGCTTCTTTGTATTGCGCATCAGAAAGGCCTGAACCTTCTCCTGCACTGGCTTGGACATATACTTGATGTCCTTTAGCAGTTAAACCTTGAACACCTGCCGGAGTTAAGCCTACCCGAAACTCCTGAATTTTAATTTCTTTAGGTACACCAATGATCATAACATAAATGTTTAAAAAGAAAGGCCACCGAAAAAAATCCGCTGGCCTTTACCTTTGATGAAGTATAATACACTACAAATATAGACAGGACAATAAATTATCTTGCATAATGATAAATAATAAGTAATATTTACTGCACAAATTCAATTATGCAATAAAAAATAAGATTACTGTCGCGTTTCGAACCGGAAAACCGAAAACTTTATGGCAAAAAATACAAACCTCGATGAATTAGATCACAAAATCTTACAAATCATCCAAAACGATAGCCAAAAAACCCTCAAGGAGATCTCTGAGCAAGTGAACTTATCATTGAGCCCTACACACGATCGAATCAAGCGAATGGAATCAGATGGATATATTCAAGGCTATGTGGCGCTTTTAAACAGAAAGAAACTAAACCTGGGCCTACTCGTACACTGCCAGGTTACACTAGAGAAACAAAACCGTAAGAACTTTAGTGAATTTGAAGCAGCCAT encodes:
- the ald gene encoding alanine dehydrogenase — its product is MIIGVPKEIKIQEFRVGLTPAGVQGLTAKGHQVYVQASAGEGSGLSDAQYKEAGAHILATAAEVYAIADMIVKVKEPLAAEFPLIKKNQILFTYFHFAASRELTSAMLSSDAVCIAYETVELADRSLPLLTPMSEVAGRMAIQVGAFYLGKPQGGKGKLLGGVPGVKPANVLVLGGGVVGTQAAKMAAGLGANVTIMDTNLARLRYLDEVMPANVSTQFSTSYAIQEALPSVDLVVGAVLLHGAKAPHLIKRDDLKKMAPGTVLVDVAVDQGGCIETCKPTTHENPIYEIDGIVHYCVANMPGAVPQTSTMALTQATLPYVHLLANLGWTEACIQNEALNKGLTIYDGKLFHPGVAATFNL
- a CDS encoding Lrp/AsnC family transcriptional regulator is translated as MAKNTNLDELDHKILQIIQNDSQKTLKEISEQVNLSLSPTHDRIKRMESDGYIQGYVALLNRKKLNLGLLVHCQVTLEKQNRKNFSEFEAAILNFPEVTSCHLVSGNFDYYLNVVSADVESYNQFYQEKLAVLPSVAHISTLFVMDEIKQTTALPV
- a CDS encoding TolC family protein; the encoded protein is MRKIALLTLLALTAQAQTNRELNTLVQQVLTYSPSIKAQKTQLQAGEIKTQIQGSYAKPIVAYEAGITRIDPVSKVTFATGGVPSVLQFQPNMNYNTNFVASQTLYDWGKNKSTIDKILLETRLSQTQIDQTAFGLAFQIATVYHQILFLQNVVTIQKAELGRINSHKAIVENQIKLGEALELDVMGLRIRVQNQETKITETETQIDKLIDFLQTQSGQKGLKDQIKAILLANTAKGAIDQHPTILSLEAEKSVFEQEIAIQSKASTPTLAGSASLGVRNGYLPRINGEVPAFEDDFKLNSLVGIKLTVPIYSGKRASMQQSLAKIQQERITFQKEDTQTKLAYELRQGQANLSLIQDKLATQKKVIDQAKYAYQLGEARYKEGTIKQLELDQIQNLLEEAQLQEENFKFQFNLQQLDLLKTQGVKFWEL
- a CDS encoding DHA2 family efflux MFS transporter permease subunit → MERPQGFAKFIIVITTITAAVMELLDTTIVNVALNQISGALGATIEDIAWVITSYAIANVVIIPMTGFLGEYFGRKNYYLGSMILFGIASYFCGMSETLWELVFWRFIQGIGGGALLSTSQAILFDAFEPEDRPMASGFFGMGIILGPSLGPVLGGYLVDNFHWSDIFLVNIPICVIAVILTLVYIDRKEGEGANRKNMAIDYLGILLLMVTVGGLQFMLEKGESEDWFDSRLINICAFLFVGGLAAFIYRELHTKSPVVNIRIFQNQTFTMSSIFTLVGGFGLFTSVFVYPIMVQRINGLTPTETGLSLMVPTFLGVFLFPVIGRALSKGAKPLPFMVFGILIYIVFGFIGGESTSDMGRWDFFPMQMLRVIGVSCLQMPLINQAVAGLKPQEYASGISLTNMIRQLGGAFGIAVANNYATTRAAQHRSDLLANVTAENPLFQQRFQGIAQSMAQKTGEIARAGEMAYKQIDMAVTKQAYYLAYLDTFRLVSIIFILIFPFVFLIRTPKKDKKDIEKILKASEEAH